The Peromyscus maniculatus bairdii isolate BWxNUB_F1_BW_parent chromosome 6, HU_Pman_BW_mat_3.1, whole genome shotgun sequence genome has a segment encoding these proteins:
- the Adam30 gene encoding disintegrin and metalloproteinase domain-containing protein 30, with translation MRSVWASLPQHRWLLLAMLFLEVVGYDILFDPDWGFDSYEITVPKELRFRKGEQGMDSSLWYLLQIQGKKHVIHLWPKKLLLPRHLPVFSFTQEGSLVEDYPHVPNECNYVGSVEGSQESGATLNTCMGGLRGILNIDSSYYQIEPLRASSSFEHVVYLLNKEEFSNQSCGVVDEETKEETAQQEEMARIESFHQSYHHQKILELVMVFNWERFVFLQKNFSRVVDDAILLAAIVDTYFQDVGMKIQLKALEVWSNNDKIFTHFPTLAEVLGQFVLYKRIALHFRLPSDWAHLYLGIHYSDAVAWSWGRACEEYHAGSASSLLDVNILGPATWTAHEVGHCVGMRHDEEYCQCRGRKSCVMGTGRTGFSNCSYHQYFKHVGYKMSHCLSDIPGRGYVVERCGNKIVEDQEECDCGSTEDCKEDLCCRPDCKWKEGVNCSTGLCCHKCDFLPAGHVCRGEENECDLPEYCDGFSAVCPEDVYKQDGTPCKHEGLCFNKGCRSRYMQCQGIFGTTAKEAPHQCYDAVNMIGDQYGNCGILNATRYQRCNRDNAICGRLQCMNVKAISNLPDHYTILSTYLKTDNLLCWGTGYHGAMIPHGIPDVGDVNDGTSCGHDQVCINRTCVDVVNLKFDCFPNKCNSRGVCNNRRNCHCMYGWEPPFCEDVGFGGSIDSGPPGPMAEEMFPSFRVKYIMLIRVFLFVISVIFVVFKQLVKNLFHKNQQKEPEQVQSETDDDMSEM, from the coding sequence ATGAGGTCAGTGTGggcctccctcccccaacaccgCTGGCTGCTTCTGGCGATGCTCTTTCTTGAGGTTGTGGGCTATGACATACTATTTGACCCCGACTGGGGGTTTGACTCGTATGAAATCACCGTTCCCAAAGAGCTAAGGTTTAGGAAAGGGGAGCAGGGTATGGACAGTTCTTTGTGGTACCTCTTACAGATACAAGGCAAGAAGCATGTCATTCACCTGTGGCCCAAGAAGTTACTGTTGCCCAGACATTTGCCTGTTTTCTCCTTCACTCAAGAGGGCAGTTTGGTAGAGGATTACCCACATGTACCAAACGAGTGCAATTACGTGGGCTCCGTGGAAGGTTCTCAGGAATCTGGAGCTACTCTGAATACATGCATGGGGGGTCTGCGAGGCATCTTGAACATAGACTCCAGTTATTACCAAATCGAGCCCCTCAGGGCATCTTCCAGTTTTGAACACGTTGTGTATCTCCTAAATAAGGAAGAATTTAGCAATCAGAGCTGTGGTGTGGTTGATGAAGAAACCAAGGAGGAAACCGCCCAGCAAGAGGAAATGGCTAGAATAGAAAGCTTTCATCAATCCTACCATCACCAAAAGATCTTGGAACTGGTCATGGTCTTTAATTGGGAGAGATTTGTGTTTTTACAAAAGAATTTTTCTAGAGTCGTTGATGATGCTATTCTTCTAGCTGCAATTGTGGATACCTACTTTCAGGACGTCGGGATGAAGATCCAGCTAAAAGCACTTGAAGTTTGGTCGAATAATGACAAAATTTTTACTCACTTTCCCACTCTGGCTGAAGTGTTAGGTCAGTTCGTACTGTACAAAAGAATAGCGTTGCATTTCCGGCTTCCCTCAGACTGGGCACATCTGTATCTTGGAATACATTATTCAGATGCTGTTGCATGGTCCTGGGGAAGAGCATGTGAAGAGTACCATGCTGGATCAGCAAGCAGCTTACTTGATGTAAATATCCTAGGACCTGCTACCTGGACTGCTCATGAAGTGGGCCACTGTGTGGGAATGAGACATGACGAGGAGTACTGTCAATGCAGAGGTAGGAAGAGCTGCGTCATGGGTACAGGACGTACAGGGTTTAGTAACTGTAGTTATCATCAGTATTTTAAACATGTAGGTTATAAAATGTCGCATTGTCTATCTGACATCCCAGGACGAGGCTATGTGGTTGAGAGATGTGGAAACAAAATTGTTGAAGACCAGGAGGAATGTGACTGTGGTTCCACAGAAGACTGCAAGGAAGACCTGTGCTGCAGGCCAGACTGTAAATGGAAAGAAGGTGTCAACTGCTCCACGGGGCTCTGTTGTCATAAGTGTGACTTTCTTCCAGCAGGCCATGTGTGCAGGGGGGAAGAGAACGAATGTGACCTTCCTGAGTACTGCGACGGGTTCTCGGCCGTCTGTCCAGAGGACGTTTACAAGCAGGATGGAACTCCCTGCAAACACGAAGGACTTTGTTTCAATAAGGGATGCAGATCCAGGTACATGCAATGCCAGGGCATTTTTGGAACCACTGCCAAGGAGGCTCCTCACCAATGTTATGATGCAGTTAATATGATAGGCGATCAGTATGGTAACTGTGGCATCTTAAATGCTACTCGATATCAAAGGTGTAATAGGGACAACGCAATCTGTGGCAGGCTACAGTGTATGAATGTTAAAGCCATCTCCAATTTGCCAGATCACTATACTATACTGTCCACCTATCTGAAGACAGATAATCTCCTATGCTGGGGCACAGGCTATCATGGAGCCATGATACCCCATGGGATACCTGATGTAGGTGATGTTAATGATGGCACCTCCTGTGGTCATGACCAGGTGTGTATTAACAGAACTTGTGTTGATGTTGTCAACTTGAAGTTTGACTGTTTTCCTAACAAGTGCAATAGCCGAGGTGTCTGCAACAACAGAAGGAACTGCCACTGCATGTATGGCTGGGAACCCCCGTTCTGTGAAGATGTAGGATTTGGTGGGAGCATTGACAGTGGACCCCCTGGACCCATGGCAGAGGAAATGTTCCCATCATTTCGAGTTAAGTATATTATGTTGATACGTGTTTTTTTATTCGTCATCTCAGTGATCTTTGTGGTTTTTAAGCAGCTGGTTAAAAATTTGTTTCATAAAAACCAGCAAAAAGAACCAGAGCAGGTTCAATCTGAAACAGATGATGACATGTCAGAAATGTAA